In the genome of Heterodontus francisci isolate sHetFra1 chromosome 15, sHetFra1.hap1, whole genome shotgun sequence, one region contains:
- the mars2 gene encoding methionine--tRNA ligase, mitochondrial isoform X2, producing the protein MCVGQHAAAEAPGLVGTDEHGLKIQQAADAAAADPLEFCSKVSEEFRTLFQQSLVSYTDYIRTTEKRHKSAVQHFWCVLREKGYLYQGTYEGWYSVPDETFLSDSQVVERKDAHGNIIKVSLESGHKVEWTKEENYIFRLSEFKPMLLEWLKENPQVIYPEKFHHIVVHWLQEEIPDLSVSRQRNRLKWGIPVPGDSTQTIYVWLDALVNYLTVAGYPENRNHWPTLHHIVGKDILKFHAIYWPAFLMAAGLQLPKQIYVHSHWTVNGQKMSKSLGNVIDPMERFSVYTADGFRYFLLRQGVPGTDCNYYDDKVCKVLNAELADALGGLLNRCTGTRMNPDQIYSSFSNHCFPKRPYMGSSSRAMTEDYKMIQLVEQLPLDVEHCFEKFQIYKALEAINFCIRLTNGFFQRHAPWKLDRKNAEDCSWLETVLHVTLECLRVYGTLLQPVVPTIADKLLSRLAVASHERDWRYLNFLAKYHNGVCLFEGRKLGPDTGLLFNRLESTDKTQSKTQGNWKKMKLQYTLK; encoded by the exons GGACAGATGAGCATGGCCTGAAGATTCAACAAGCTGCAGATGCTGCAGCTGCCGACCCATTGGAATTCTGTTCCAAAGTGTCTGAGGAGTTCAGGACATTGTTCCAGCAGTCCCTAGTTTCATACACGGATTACATTCGAACCACAGAGAAGCGTCACAAAAGTGCTGTCCAACATTTTTGGTGTGTCTTGCGTGAAAAGGGCTATCTCTACCAAGGAACGTACGAGGGATGGTATTCTGTTCCAGATGAGACTTTCCTGTCTGATTCGCAGGTTGTAGAAAGAAAGGATGCACATGGGAACATTATTAAAGTATCTTTGGAAAGTGGACACAAG GTAGAATGGACTAAAGAAGAAAATTACATATTCAGGTTATCTGAGTTTAAACCAATGTTGTTAGAGTGGTTGAAGGAAAATCCACAAGTAATATATCCTGAAAAATTCCATCACATTGTTGTCCATTGGCTCCAGGAAGAAATTCCAGACTTATCAGTGTCACGACAGAGGAACCGTTTGAAGTGGGGTATTCCTGTCCCTGGAGATTCAACACAAACAATTTATGTATGGTTAGATGCTTTAGTTAATTACCTTACTGTAGCAGGTTATCCAGAGAATCGTAATCATTGGCCTACACTACATCACATTGTTGGGAAGGATATTCTCAAGTTCCATGCTATATATTGGCCGGCTTTCCTGATGGCAGCAGGCCTGCAGTTACCAAAGCAAATCTATGTGCATTCACATTGGACAGTCAATGGCCAGAAGATGTCCAAGAGCCTGGGGAATGTTATTGATCCCATGGAACGATTTTCTGTGTACACTGCTGATGGCTTCAGATATTTTTTGCTGAGGCAAGGTGTACCAGGTACAGACTGTAACTATTATGATGACAAAGTGTGTAAAGTTTTAAATGCAGAGCTTGCAGATGCGTTGGGAGGCCTCCTTAACCGTTGTACAGGCACACGCATGAATCCTGACCAAATCTACTCATCTTTTTCAAATCACTGTTTTCCTAAGAGGCCCTACATGGGCAGTTCAAGCAGAGCAATGACTGAAGATTACAAAATGATTCAATTGGTTGAGCAGCTACCTTTGGATGTTGAACACTGCTTTGAAAAGTTTCAAATTTATAAGGCTTTAGAAGCCATCAATTTTTGCATTCGGTTAACAAATGGCTTTTTTCAACGGCATGCTCCCTGGAAACTTGACCGAAAAAATGCTGAAGATTGCAGCTGGCTAGAAACTGTGCTTCATGTCACTTTGGAGTGTCTGCGTGTTTATGGGACCCTCTTGCAGCCAGTGGTCCCAACAATTGCTGACAAATTGCTTTCACGGCTGGCTGTTGCTTCACATGAACGAGACTGGAGATATTTGAATTTCTTGGCCAAATATCATAATGGTGTTTGCCTTTTTGAAGGAAGAAAGTTGGGGCCTGATACTGGACTCCTGTTTAACAGATTGGAAAGTACCGATAAAACACAGAGCAAAACTCAAGGCAATTGGAAGAAGATGAAATTGCAATATACTCTAAAATAA